The Shewanella pealeana ATCC 700345 genome contains the following window.
GCAATAAAGCTGTCTGGGGCATGGACACTCTTAGCCTCATTGACCGTTAAGCAATAACTGCTGTCTTGTCTGGCGAATAACTCTTTCATCTCGGCGAGCTGCTTACATAGCGCGCCCTCTAGGCTGACATCGGCGAAGTGACGCTGGCTAATCGACTCTTTACCCAATAATAGAAAAGTTTCGGTGAGCACCTGCATCTCGTCGCTGGCCCGTTGCAGGCGCTTAACGGCGTTGACTGCCAGTGGATGCTGGTCTGGTATTTTAGCCAATAGTTCTGCTGAGCCTTTTATCACGGTAATCGGGGTTCTGAGCTCGTGGGAAGCAAAGTGGCTAAACTCTTTCTCTCGTTGAAAGAATCCGTTGATATCATTGCGACTATCTAGCAAAGTTTGTTCGATATTACGGGTCTCGACAAAGCGGGTATCGACACCGAAAGGCGGGTCATCTGGCGACATCTGGGTGATCTTGTGCTCAATGATTGTCAATGGCTTGGATAGGGTGCGGATAAAGTACAGACTATAAATCGTCATTAATAGACCAATAAGTAGGCCTAGTATGAGTACATAATCATGCAGATGTTCTTCATATTCATCAAGATAGTCATCGGCATCATCTTGAAACACAACATACATTAAGCCTTTACCGGAAGGGTGAAGAGAAACAATAAAGTGCTTATCTTCTTCTCCTATTAACTTTTCATATAGGCCTGGTGAAGTATAAGCATTGAGCCACTCTGGAATGGTTTGCTCACTCCAGTAGGTAGTAAACTCATTGGTATTGGGTAGAACCGTTTTTTCGCCATAAATCTTGTAGTCCTGTTTATACCGATATACTTCGGTGTCTAGCCAGTGATTGAGACTGATCTTTTCAATCTGGTTTTCGGCAATATAGATCACCGACCAAAATAGGCTAAACATAGCAAAGGTCATCAAACCGAAGCTCCAACGGAGCTTGCGGTAGATGCTCGGGAACTGTTTATGCTTTGAGGCGGTAACCTTGTCCATGAATCGTCTCTAATCGTGATTGTTCGAAGCCTTTGTCAAGGGCGGTTCGCAGGCCGTAAATATGACTACGCAAGGCATCACTCGGAGGAGACTCATCCCCCCAGACTGCATCTGTTACATCTTGGCGGCTGACAATACTCGGCGCACGCTTGAGCAACACCTTTAATATTTTTAGCTGGATACGGCTGAGCTTAATTGGTTGCTCGCCTCGTGTCACAACATCGGTCTGAGTATTAATCTTGATATCGGCAAAGGACAAGGTGCCGATATCTTGCCTTGGTCCGCGATTACTCAGTGCATGTAGACGCAGACTCAGCTCCTCCATGGCGAAGGGCTTGAGCAGGTAGTCATCGCCACCGGCCTTGAAGGCGGCGACTTTGTCGTCGAGGCTGTCTTTGGCGGTGAGAAATAAAATAGGCGTGTTGCAATACAGCTCTTCACGGAGCTTGCGTACTGCGGTGATGCCGTCAATCTTTGGCATCATGATATCCATAATGATGACATCGTAACTATTTTCGGAGACTAAATTAATCGCGGCCTCACCGTGATAGGCGCAGTCGATAATCATGCCTTCGAGTTCCAAATAGTCGGCGATTGTTTCACTTAGGTTATGGCTGTCATCAACAATTAGCACTTTCATAGATTAGTTTATCTTTCTTCACGATCGCTTCACGGGCCAAGTTTTAACATACGGCTAAATTTGATAATCATCTTACTAAATAAGGGTATTTAGATGAAAAAAATAGCTTTAGTTTCAACACTTGCTCTGATTTTAACTGCTTGTGGCGGTGGAAGCGACAGTTCTGACAATGGTAGTGGCGATAACGGCAACGGCGGCGGAAGCATTCCTACTGTACCTACAGCTCCAACTGCAGTTAAAGGCACTATTGATAAAGTCGATGCTGTACAGAATAAAGTGGTTGTGAACGGCTACAGCTATGACGTTGCTGGCGTAATGTACGGCGAAGTAAAACTAAATATTAACGATCTGCAGCCAAACATGATGGTGCAAATCGGCGGCGCTCAAAAAGCAGCTGCAGTTCAAGTTCAACTTGAACCGACTATCACAGGTAAAGTGACTGCAATCGATCCAGTTGCGGGTACATTTGATGTTAACGGTATGACCTTAACCTACAAGTTATCTGACGAAATTGGGTTAGGTGACTGGGTGATGGTGTCTTCACTACCGACTGCAGATGCAGGCTACAAAGTCTTGTCAGTGATTAAGTTTGATATTGAAACTGAATACCCAGGACTAGCAAATAGCTACGAAGTTGAAGGTCGCCTATCTAGCTTAGATGAAAGTGCAAGAAGCTTTAAACTTGGCGCAGCCTTGACGGTTGATTACTCAGGCACTGAAGCTCACAACATTGAAGGCGTGCTTGCTGATGGTCAGTGGGTTGAAGTTGAAGGTACGTTAGTGAATGACCTGTTTGTTGCGACTAGCGTTGAAGTTGAAGATTATAGCGATCTAGCTAACGACACCGAAGTTGAAGGTATTGTGACTTGGGTTGACGCGCAAAAAGCAGCATTCGAGCTTAACTACCAAGGTCGCTTCGTTGTTAATGATCAAACTAAGTTTGAAGATGGTCCAAAGTCAAAGCTGGTACAAGGTGCTTTAGTAGAAGTGACCTCTGTTAAGCAGGGCACGCAGCAAGTTGCGACTGAAGTTGAGTTCGATGACGACAACTCAACAGGTGACGACAACGATAACGTGGGTAGCTGGAAAGAGTTTGAAGTGGAAGGCAATGTGACAGCATCTGATGCTACAGCTAAGAGCTTCGTTATTAAGGGCATTTCTAGTAGCATGACAGTTATTGTTGACGCTAACACTCAGTATGAAGACGGTATTCGTTTCGACACCTTAAACCAGCAACGTATCGAAGTCGAAGGTGTGGTGATTAATGGTCAAAACATCGCTCGTGAAATCGAAGCCGACAACGATTAATTGTAAATCAATATTTCGAACTGATTGATTCTAGAATGCCTTTCTCACGAAAGGCATTTTTGTTTCTGAACGGCTGACCTTTTTAGCTAGTACAGGCTCTGAAGCCATATGAGAGGTAGATGTTAAGCAGAAAGAGTAAGGTTATTTATGCTAATTAAATTAATGGTATAAGAACTTAAGAGGGGCATAAACTCGGATAGATGAAATAAATTACGCAGATGACTTTGATGGAAAGCGAATATTGGTACTACACTGAACGGTAGTTTTGTTTTATGCCATTAAATAAAGGATTATGTTATGGACGAAGAGTACCAGTATCCCGCCAATTACAATTTAATCTCAATCACGTCTCCTTCTAGTCATATTAAATATGCCAGTCCTCACTTTTCTGAAGTGGCGGGATTTGCAGATGGCGAGCTTATTGGTCTTCCCCATAATGTTGTCAGACATCCGGATATGCCCAAAGCCGCGTTTAAAGATCTGTGGGGTCACTTGCAGAGTGGCAACCATTGGATGGGAATGGTGAAAAACAGTCGTAAGGGGGGAGGTTATTATTGGGTCGATGCATTCGCCTCGCCGATAAAAAACAATGGAGAGATTGTCGAACTGCAATCGGTTCGCTTTAAACCGGAACGGATCCATGTTAAACGAGCCGAGGCCGCTTATAAGCAATTATCAAATGATAAAAAGCCTTTTCAATTGAGCATAGGCTTGAGAACTCGCTTGTGGCAGCGCAGCGCCTTTTGTTATGGCATCGCCGCGCTTATCTCCTATGGTATCGCCACCTTTACCCAAAATACCGCTCTGACGCTGGCATCCTTTTTCGTTATGGCGACTCTAATTAGTTATCTGTTAACTCGCCCCTTGGAGCGACTGGCAAAAGAGGCTCGTAAAGACTTTAATAATCCGCTAATGGAACTCATCTATACGGGGAAGGTCAATGACTTTTCTGAAATTGAGTTGGCGATGAAGATGCGTCGACAGCACGTAAAAGCATTGATTGGGCGGGTAAATATCTCTGTGATGGAGGCCTGTGACAAGACCTTAGATAACGCCAAGCTAGCCACCCAGAACAACCATAAAGTCACCGAACATCTCAATACTCAGAAAACAGAGATTGAAATGGTGGCAACGGCGGTGAATGAGATGCAGGCGGCATCGACCGAGATCTCACAAAATGCTCAGGGCACCGCTGAAGCGACAATGCAGACGCAAAGTACCATGTCGGAGAATTTGGAGTGCATTAATCAGGTTAATAAGTCGATGTTGGAGCTCGTCGATGAGTTAGCCTCAATATCCAGTACCGTGGTATCGCTCGATAAGCAAACCCAGCAAATTAGTTCGGTGATCGATGTGATTAATGGCATTGCCGAGCAGACCAACCTACTAGCGCTAAATGCTGCGATTGAAGCGGCTCGAGCCGGAGACTCTGGCCGTGGCTTTGCAGTGGTGTCCGATGAGGTGCGCACTTTAGCGCAGCGTACTCAGGTTGCAACCACAGAGATCCAGACGGCGATTGAGCAGATCCAGACCAATAGCCAAGTTGCGGTTAAATCGCTTGAAATTGGTAATGACAAATCCAGCAAGACGGTCAATATCATCAATGCCTCACTGAGCAAAATCAATGAACTTGAGGAATTGATTGAGGGCATAGTGGAGCGTAATCAGCAGATAGCCGTGGCCATCGAAGAGCAGGTCTATGTCTGTAATGAGGTCAACACCAATGTGCAGATGGTTAATTGTAAGGTGTCAGAGTCTTATGATCTGATTACCGTAACCAATACGCTCAACCAAGAGGTTGAGAACAGTACCGACGATCTATCCAATACCATCAGAAATTTCAATATGTAGTGGGATTAGTTTAAATAGAAAGGGTCTAGCCGAGTACTAGGCCCTTTTTAGTTTTTGGGGAAACATGGTAAGGCTGCTTATACTGATTGCTAGTACTATTGTAAGAAAATGAAAAGGTGTTTAGCGATTGGCTAAACACCTTTTTTATTGCAGTGGGGGAGTCAGGCTTAATTAACTAAGCCATGGGTCCTTACTTGGCCGCAGAGTAAGTCTTAAGGAACTTGATGCCATTATTAATATCTGGCGTGTAAGTCCGGTCTAAATCAACAAATGGCACCACTTTACGGTATTGCTCGATAAGGTGACTGGTACCTTGACCCATTTTCTTATCTTGATCTCTCATACGGATCTCCATACCTTGCGTGGTATGTAACACCTCATAGGCATAGATTTCGTAACCAATATCAGCCATTTTTGCAACGCGAGAAGCAATTAAGTTCACGTTACTAAAGGTCTCTTCAATACCGACTGAAGTTGGGATGCCGTATAGTGTAGCGCTATTAGTTAGAGTCATCGCTTCGGCATATAGACCCGACATTGACTGGGCGATATTAGCAAAACCATCGCCGCCGACATTCTCTTTCGCGATAAGGTAAGTCGGTAGGTTAGTACGGTGTCCATCGTCAAGCTGAGTAGTACGCCAAGCCGAAATATGGATAACTTGTGCAAGTGCACGGCCTAAAGACTCCATCTGTACGGCTAGTTGAGTGTTGTCGAAGTTAGCGCCAGAGTTTACAAAGACATTGTCATCGCCGACACGTAATGCATTAACGGCTGGTGTGTTGCTATACCATAAGTCATCACGAGCTTCAGTATTCACAATAGGGTTATCAGTGGTGTGATTAATCGCTGTGTTAAGTAGCTCTTTTGCTTGGCGTAGCTCTTCTTTTGCGGTCGCTAAAATGTAGCCCGATGAACGGAATGATAGCGGGTCCTGTAGGTTACGCTTGTTATCTAATTCCCATAAGTATGAGCCCTTTAATGCGCCAAGAATGCCTTCTGCAGCTTCATGACCTTGTGGCCAGCCTTTTGTGTCAACAGTGTGCCAAAGGAATGGCGATACGTTACCGTTCAGTGCTTCTAGTGAAGAGGCAATAATCACAGGTGAAATATCGAGTAAATGTTCGGCTTTCTTAACCGCTGCGATGTTCTGCGCTTCGGCTACGTTACCGTTTGATAGGATAGAAATACCGTCTAAACCGAACGGTCTGTATGGCTCAAGGCCTAGCTCTTCGCGAACTTCTTTCGAGTCACGGCGCTCGCCTTTGTACATTACGTCCCATTCTCCCATTAACGATAAACCAATATGGGTCGCTAAACTTAAATCGTTAGCACCAGATGAGCCTCGACTTGGAATGAGTGGTGTGACGTCTGCGTTGATGTAATCCATAAATGCTTGCGCACCTTCGGTACTCATTGCCGTGTAGCCAGCAGCCATTTGGTTAAGGCGAATAATCATCGCCATCTTTGATTCGCGCTCAGAGATGAACGGTTCAACACCTGCGGCTTGAATGCGCATCTGGCGTTCGTTGAACTTTATCGATGCAGTGAAGTTTGGCTCATCTTCAACAGATGTACCTGCAACACGTTGATCCTTTAAGGCGCCGTAGTTAACGGTTAAACCGTAAATTGAACGGCCATCTGCTGCAGCGTGAATAGGCGCCTTGTAACCTGCGTTAATGCGCTGCCAACCTGCTTTAGCAATGGTGACATCTTCACCTGGTTGGGCGATTTCCCATAATTGGTCAACAGTAAGCGAGCGACCATCTAGGGTATGTGTTGCAGCATTAGCGGACAAAGGTAGGCTTGCAGCAACGAGTAATGCAAATACACTTTTCTTCATTGTTCAATTCTCTAATTGGTAGTACATCTACTTAAGGTTGTTAAATTCGACTTTATGACAGTCGGAACAAATATCTTTCGAAGGTTGGTGCTCTGAATGGCAAACCATACATTCAAGCAAGTCTTCGTAGTGATGCGAATTATGTGGATTCTTATCGAAACGGTTTGGTTGAGTTGGAATGTCATGCATGCCGCCGTGGCAGTCAATGCAGGCCTGATCGCTCGGACGTTCAAACGCCCCTTTAGTGGTATGGCAAGTGCGGCAGTTCATGTCATCGCCAAGAGCGTCGATATGGTGCTGCTTGATCGTCGGTTTAGCGGCTAATGCGCTGCAAGACAATAGCGTTGCGATAACTGCAACGGCAAAAGAAGTTTTCATTACGCATTCGCCTTATAATTTGCTGCAGTTCTGCCTGCAATCTGACCAAAAACCAAGCCGTCAACTGACGAACAACCGCCTAAACGATCCATACCGTGGGTACCACCTGCGACTTCTCCTGCAGCAAATAGACCTTTGATTGGCTCACAAGTCGTTGCATCAATTACTTCAGCATTAGGGGTGATAGCAACGCCGCCCATGCAGTAATGCAATTTTGGCGATAATCTCAGAGAGTAAAATGGTGGCTTTAATTCGGTTCTTCTATCGAGTGGCTTATTAAATGGATCAGGCTTGCCCTCAACAATCTCGTTCCAGTCTGCAATAGATTGACTGAGTACTGCTTCATCGACGCCGTGATGTTTGGCGAGTTCCGCAACAGAGTTAGATTTGTTAACCGCGCCATCGCGGTAAGCTCCCTTAAATCCTTCCGCGCGTTTAGTGGTCGCTTCGCTGCAGAAAGTGAATGGGTAGTTAGGCTTTTCTTCACTGCCTTTTTCTAATACGACCAACTGTGCTTCAGCGCGGGTGCGACGATCGGCAAGTTCATTCATAAAGCGCTTGCCTGTCATTGGGTCGATGGCAATACCTTCACTGAATGAGTAATCGGCAAAGAAGGAAGCTGGGCCGGCCCCTTTTTCATCAGGAGAAGCCCAAGGGCCAAGCTGATACATATCGAGCATGATAGGTAGCGAGCCAACAGCAAGTAGCGATTTGATCATGCCTGCTGTCGCGCCTGGATGCGCAGTCGCTTCTAGGTGAGCGTAGATAGGCATAGTGGTTTTAACGAACTTCTTATCTTGTCCCCAGCCACCTGTCGCAACGACTACACCGTGACGTGACTTGTAAGTTTGCTCGGCTTTGAACTCTTCGGTTTCAAAATCAAATTTTTCCTGTACGGCAACGCCGGTAATGGCGTTATTCTTATCACGCAGCAAGCTGGTGACTTGAGTTCGGTTTTGGAACTGCACACCTTTATTCACTAGGTACTTGTGCATAGGAACCACGATTCCGCCGCCAGAGGCATTAGCTGGGATATGCGCTCTTGGTGCGCTGTGTCCACCAAGGCGAATGATCTTATCCATAAATTCGACGCCACAACCAATGAGCATGTCGTATACGGTATGCGCCTCGGTAGCTAAAGTTTTACATAGCTCTGGGTGATTAAAACCACGACCCGCTTTCACCATGTCTTTGATCATGAGTTCGGCAGAGTCTTCAATGCCGTGCTTTTTCTGTAGAGAGGTATTCGGCATACAAGCAATACCGCCGCAAATCGCTGAGTTGCCGCCCCAAGTTTCCATCTTTTCAAGGATAAGTATGTTTTTTAAGCCTGCTTTGTTAGCCGAATAAGCAGCAGCTAACCCCGCAAAACCACTGCCTACAATGATTAAGTCGTATTCTCGGTCCCAACTATTTTCAGATGAAACCGCTGTCGCTGAAAATGGTAAAGCCATTGCTGCGGTAACGCCCATGCTTTTAGTTAGAAAGTCTCTTCTTTTCATTATTATTCCACGAATTTTATATTAGTCATCATTCTGGGTAGATGATATGAATCGTGCCGAGCATAGATTGTGATTGTTATCTGATATATGTAGGTATAAAAAAAAGTAATACCAAAGATTGTGAGCGTGGTTATAGCTGAAAATGGCGTAAACTATGATAATTAATTAATGGTTTTTTAAATTATAAATATTAATAAAATAGCGTGCATTTGATTGCAGTCACACAAAGATAAGAATCTAGAACTAGATCCCGAATAATTATGATTAATAACACAACAGTTTATTGTTTCTATTACTCCGCTAAGTTTTCATCATTTTCTAAAGCAGCAAGCTTTTTAAAAATGACTCAACCTAGTGTTAGCTCGAGTATTATCGCTCTAGAGAAAAAAATTGGCGCGAAACTGTTTGAAAGAGAGAGTCGCGGAGTGAGGTTGACCGACCGCGGTCATGAAATCTACAAGAAAGCGGAAGACGTTATCATGTCGATGAATGAACTGGAGTCGGCACTTCAGCAGGTCAATAGAAAGTCAGTCATTAAAATAGCGACTCAGCCTAGACTCTATGAGAAGTACTTGTCAGCCAAGTTAACCAATGACTTTATTGAAGAGTTTTTCGTTCAGATCAATACGGGCGAGTTGGCTACAATTAAAGGCTGGATGGATTCGGGGGAAGTTGATGTGGTTATCACCGAAGGCATATTTGATGACCACCCTATATTTGAGCATTTTACCGAACTAGACAATTTAAAGTTTTTTTGGGCTAAAAAAATTGGCATAGAGTTCGCTACACCTGTCCCTACATTCGTACATTCTGATATATGGAACCATTGGCATGATTTAAGCGTCTGTATGTATAACAATCCAGAGTTTAAAAAGATCATGGTGATAGACACTCCAGATTTTTCTTGTAAATTAATCGAACGTGGAATGGGGATTGGCTTATTACCTGAGCAGATTATTCTAAATAACGAAAATATTGAAAAATGTGCAGGGCCAACGGCTGGCGATATTAATGGTCCGATTGCTATCTATGTGAATCAAGAACGTAAGTTAGAGTTACAGAAAATAGGATTAATTGAAAAGATTATTTCAACAGGTGATGGTCGATAAGCCTGAAAAACTTTAATGTCAATATTTTAGAAATGCTAGGTAGTGAGTGTGTTTTTGGTCACAATTATTCTATAGTCTGATTGAGAGCATTAATATATAGATGATAACTATTGTAGTGTTATGGCTAAATATTCTTCATTGAATATATGCAATATTTTTATATGAGCCCAAAATATATCTACATTGGTCTAGTGAATAGAAGCTTGTCGTTTGTTAATTGGTGCTATCTAAAGACAGACTAACGCGGGGGGATTAGCGCGGTTAGAATGAATACCGATAGCGTATGTTTGCAAACCCTTTATGATATGACCTATAACTTGCGTCATTTGCAAAGGCCTATTGTGAAACAGTTAGATTTCAATTTACTCAGAGTGTTAGAAGTACTGCTTGAAGAGCAGAGTGTCACCTCCGCTGCGACGAGATTGCATTTGAGTCAGTCAGCGGTGAGTAAACAGCTGAGTAAGTTGAGAGAAACCTTCGATGACCAGCTATTTGAACGCACAGCCTATGGATTGAAAGCCACCCCACGTGCTCTGCAGTTAGCCCCAGAGCTTCGCGAGGTACTGCAAAAGCTAGATCAATTTACCCGTCCTAGCACCTTTGAGCCCGCCGAGAGTCAGCGACGTTTTCGTATGCATATTGTTGAAACAGCTTATTCGCTGACTTACCCCTATTTTATGCCCAAACTGCTAAAACAGGCGCCGCAGGTGAGTATTAATGGCCATACTTGGTCGCATTCTAGTATGGAACAGCTGCTGCGCTGTGAAATTGATATGGGCATCATCTGCCGTGAGTGGGATAAGCGCTCTTTACTGCACATGAACAACTTACCGGAAGAACTTGGCGCAGCAGAGTTGATTCGTGATTATCCTGTATGCCTGTTAAGACGTGATCACCCTGCGCTAAAAGAGCCTTGGAACATAGACACTTTTCTTAAGTACCGCCATCTGCAGGTGGCCTTTGGTGGCTTGGAGCATTGGTTGCTCGATGATGTGCTGCGCTTAGATCACCTGCAGCGTGATGTAGCGGTCAACATGACCGATTTTAATTGCGCAATGGATCTCTGTGAAAACAGCGATCTTATCTTGTGCGCACCACGAAAATACATTCAGCAGATGATGGTCAACTATGATTTGGTATGCCTCGATGTGCCGGTGCATGTCGAGCCCGGAGCCTACGTGCTTGTTTGGCATAAACACTTTAATCTGGACCCGAGTCATAGCTGGCTGCGTAACCTGATTATCGATGGTGTTCGTGATAATCGAAAAGACTAGCCACAACAGATTTCAAAAGATAAGAATGGACCACAGAGGACACGAAGAAAAGCAATCCCGAGCTTTTTCTCTTCTTCGTGTCCTCTGTGTAGCAAACGGAGTGAGCGCTTCGTGGTTTATAGCTTTTAAAGAAAAGAACCCAGCCTAGCTCTGCATGACTGGATCTCGATCGTATAAACGCGAGCTTCAAAGACGAATTAAATCGCCTGCAGAAATGCCTCTATAACAGGTTCGGCTAGGCGTTTGCTCTTACAACAACAGCCGAGTTCAAACGGCGGAATGTCGATAGGCGATGTGAGTAGCTGAATGCGATCTCGTACTGGGCTGTTATTAATCACCACCTCTGGGGTAATGCTCACGCCGCAGCCCAATGCCACCATAGAGGTTATGGCTTCTTGGCCAGACACTTGCGCATAAATATTGGGAATTAATCCCAATGACTTAAACCAGTTATCGATACGTTTTCGACCCGGACCGTGCTCCGGCACGATAAAGGGCAGTCTATCCCATGGAATATAAGACTCAGTAAGCAGCTCTTGCACCTGACACCTAAACGTCGGCGCAATGATCGATAGCGGCACATCATCTATTTTTGCAAAATGCAGGTTATCGGGAAACGGATCGGGTAGGGCGGCGATGGCAATATCGGCGCGATTGTTGCGTACTTCATTCACCGCATTGGCTGCATCACCCGTGGTGAGGGCGATTTCTACTAATGGATGCTCACGTCTAAAACGATCCAACAATCCTGGGAGGTGACTGTAGGCGGCGGTTACCGAGCAGTACAGGTTGAGCCGTCCTCTTAGAAAGTCCTGCTTAGGATCTAGCTTGGTTTTCAGCTTTCCCCACTGCTCAAGTGTGGACTCGGCAAAGTGTCGGTACTCGACTCCGGCGCTGGTCAAGGTCACGCTGCGGTTGTCACGTTGAAACAGCTGCGCGCCAACCTCCTCTTCCAGCCTCTGCATGGTCCGGCTCAAGGTCGATGGACTGACATGCATCGCCTGTGCTGTTCTAGCAAAGTGCAAACTGTCTGCTAAATGCAGATAAAGCTTGATAGTGCGGATATCCAAGCTGAGTTCTCCATGTTTGATAAAACGGCATTAATTTAGTTGGTGTTGCAAAAGATGCAACACTACATCCCGAATATATCATTTTAAGCAATGAAAAGCTTGCGCTATAGTGATTACATCACAGCGTGACTCGAGCAAGAGTCAGCCTTATAACAATCCAGAATCAAGGTGGTATATCAGATGGCTAACTATTTTAACTCTCTGAATTTGCGTCAACAATTGGAACAGCTGGCTCAATGCCGCTTCATGGATCGTAGCGAGTTCAGCGAAGGCTGCAACTTCATTAAAGGCTGGAACATCGTCATTCTTGGCTGTGGCGCTCAAGGCCTTAACCAAGGCTTGAATATGCGTGACTCAGGTCTAAATATCTCTTTCGCATTGCGTGAACAGGCGATTAGCGAAAAACGTGATTCGTACCAGAAAGCAACCGGTAACGGTTTCCGCGTTGGCACTATCGAAGAGCTTATCCCAGATGCGGATCTCGTGCTTAACCTAACGCCAGACAAGCAACACACTAATGCTGTTAACACGGTTATGCCGTTAATGAAGCAAGGTGCAACGCTGTCTTACTCGCACGGTTTCAATATCGTTGAAGAGGGCATGCAAGTTCGCCCAGATATCACGGTTATCATGGTAGCGCCTAAGTGTCCGGGTACTGAAGTACGTGAAGAGTACAAGCGTGGTTTCGGCGTGCCGACACTGATCGCGGTTCACCCAGAGAATGACCCTAAGGGTGACGGTTTCGATATCGCTAAGGCTTACGCAAGTGCTACCGGTGGCGATCGCGCTGGTGTATTGCATTCATCTTTCATTGCCGAAGTGAAGTCAGATCTAATGGGCGAGCAGACTATCCTTTGCGGCATGCTGCAAACGGGTGCGATCCTAGGTTACGAGAAGCTAGTAGCCGACGGTGTTGAGCCAGGTTACGCGGCTAAGCTCATTCAGCAAGGCTGGGAGACAACGACTGAAGCACTGAAGCATGGCGGCATCACTCATATGATGGATCGACTATCAAACCCTGCCAAGATCAAAGCATTTGATATGGCTGAAGAGTTGAAAGTTATCCTTAAGCCACTGTTTGAAAAGCATATGGACGACATCATAGGTGGTGAGTTCTCTAAGACCATGATGGCCGATTGGGCTAACGATGACGCGAATCTACTTAAGTGGCGCAGCGAAACTAACGACACGGGTTTTGAAAATGCACCGGGTTGTGAAGAGCATATCGACGAGCAAGCTTATTTCGATAAAGGCATCTTCTTAGTGGCAATGATCAAGGCCGGTGTTGAGCTTGCTTTCGATACCATGGTTGCCGCTGGCATCATCGAAGAGTCGGCTTACTACGAGTCACTGCATGAGACGCCACTTATCGCTAACACCATTGCACGTAAGCGTTTGTACGAGATGAACGTGGTGATTTCTGATACCGCAGAATACGGCTGTTACCTATTCAACCATGCGGCGCTGCCACTACTGAAAGATTACGTGGCGAACATGTCTGCAGAGTACCTAGGCGGTGGCTTACAAGATGCCAGCAACGGTGTCGATAACGTACGTTTAATCGAGGTTAACGCAGCAATTCGTGGTACTGCAGTTGAAGAAATTGGTGCAGAGCTACGTGGCTACATGACAGAAATGAAGCGTATCGTAGAAGAGAAGTAATTTTGCTTCTATTTTAGTCGGGTCTAAACAGGTTTTTGTTTAGACCTAGGCTAGATGATTTGGAACTTGAGAGCGTCACGATTTTAGATAACTCATT
Protein-coding sequences here:
- a CDS encoding LysR family transcriptional regulator, with amino-acid sequence MVKQLDFNLLRVLEVLLEEQSVTSAATRLHLSQSAVSKQLSKLRETFDDQLFERTAYGLKATPRALQLAPELREVLQKLDQFTRPSTFEPAESQRRFRMHIVETAYSLTYPYFMPKLLKQAPQVSINGHTWSHSSMEQLLRCEIDMGIICREWDKRSLLHMNNLPEELGAAELIRDYPVCLLRRDHPALKEPWNIDTFLKYRHLQVAFGGLEHWLLDDVLRLDHLQRDVAVNMTDFNCAMDLCENSDLILCAPRKYIQQMMVNYDLVCLDVPVHVEPGAYVLVWHKHFNLDPSHSWLRNLIIDGVRDNRKD
- the ilvY gene encoding HTH-type transcriptional activator IlvY, whose amino-acid sequence is MDIRTIKLYLHLADSLHFARTAQAMHVSPSTLSRTMQRLEEEVGAQLFQRDNRSVTLTSAGVEYRHFAESTLEQWGKLKTKLDPKQDFLRGRLNLYCSVTAAYSHLPGLLDRFRREHPLVEIALTTGDAANAVNEVRNNRADIAIAALPDPFPDNLHFAKIDDVPLSIIAPTFRCQVQELLTESYIPWDRLPFIVPEHGPGRKRIDNWFKSLGLIPNIYAQVSGQEAITSMVALGCGVSITPEVVINNSPVRDRIQLLTSPIDIPPFELGCCCKSKRLAEPVIEAFLQAI
- a CDS encoding LysR family transcriptional regulator translates to MINNTTVYCFYYSAKFSSFSKAASFLKMTQPSVSSSIIALEKKIGAKLFERESRGVRLTDRGHEIYKKAEDVIMSMNELESALQQVNRKSVIKIATQPRLYEKYLSAKLTNDFIEEFFVQINTGELATIKGWMDSGEVDVVITEGIFDDHPIFEHFTELDNLKFFWAKKIGIEFATPVPTFVHSDIWNHWHDLSVCMYNNPEFKKIMVIDTPDFSCKLIERGMGIGLLPEQIILNNENIEKCAGPTAGDINGPIAIYVNQERKLELQKIGLIEKIISTGDGR
- a CDS encoding flavocytochrome c produces the protein MKRRDFLTKSMGVTAAMALPFSATAVSSENSWDREYDLIIVGSGFAGLAAAYSANKAGLKNILILEKMETWGGNSAICGGIACMPNTSLQKKHGIEDSAELMIKDMVKAGRGFNHPELCKTLATEAHTVYDMLIGCGVEFMDKIIRLGGHSAPRAHIPANASGGGIVVPMHKYLVNKGVQFQNRTQVTSLLRDKNNAITGVAVQEKFDFETEEFKAEQTYKSRHGVVVATGGWGQDKKFVKTTMPIYAHLEATAHPGATAGMIKSLLAVGSLPIMLDMYQLGPWASPDEKGAGPASFFADYSFSEGIAIDPMTGKRFMNELADRRTRAEAQLVVLEKGSEEKPNYPFTFCSEATTKRAEGFKGAYRDGAVNKSNSVAELAKHHGVDEAVLSQSIADWNEIVEGKPDPFNKPLDRRTELKPPFYSLRLSPKLHYCMGGVAITPNAEVIDATTCEPIKGLFAAGEVAGGTHGMDRLGGCSSVDGLVFGQIAGRTAANYKANA
- the ilvC gene encoding ketol-acid reductoisomerase, which translates into the protein MANYFNSLNLRQQLEQLAQCRFMDRSEFSEGCNFIKGWNIVILGCGAQGLNQGLNMRDSGLNISFALREQAISEKRDSYQKATGNGFRVGTIEELIPDADLVLNLTPDKQHTNAVNTVMPLMKQGATLSYSHGFNIVEEGMQVRPDITVIMVAPKCPGTEVREEYKRGFGVPTLIAVHPENDPKGDGFDIAKAYASATGGDRAGVLHSSFIAEVKSDLMGEQTILCGMLQTGAILGYEKLVADGVEPGYAAKLIQQGWETTTEALKHGGITHMMDRLSNPAKIKAFDMAEELKVILKPLFEKHMDDIIGGEFSKTMMADWANDDANLLKWRSETNDTGFENAPGCEEHIDEQAYFDKGIFLVAMIKAGVELAFDTMVAAGIIEESAYYESLHETPLIANTIARKRLYEMNVVISDTAEYGCYLFNHAALPLLKDYVANMSAEYLGGGLQDASNGVDNVRLIEVNAAIRGTAVEEIGAELRGYMTEMKRIVEEK
- a CDS encoding cytochrome c3 family protein, whose protein sequence is MKTSFAVAVIATLLSCSALAAKPTIKQHHIDALGDDMNCRTCHTTKGAFERPSDQACIDCHGGMHDIPTQPNRFDKNPHNSHHYEDLLECMVCHSEHQPSKDICSDCHKVEFNNLK